A window of Streptomyces sp. SAI-127 contains these coding sequences:
- a CDS encoding ABC transporter ATP-binding protein, translated as MGPVSTASLEVSGLAFAYPDGHQALFGVDFSLARGERVALLGPNGAGKTTLVLHLNGILSGGVGTVKVAGLPVDKKHMAEIRRKVGIVFQDPDDQLFMPTVREDVAFGPAAAGLRGPELEERVDRALTRVGMAEFKDRPPHHLSFGQRRRVAVATVLAMEPEILVLDEPSSNLDPASRRELADILRSLDVTVLMVTHDLPYALELCPRSLILSEGTIAADGKTAELLADDELMRAHRLELPFGFDPRSVTMGA; from the coding sequence ATGGGCCCTGTGAGCACTGCTTCCCTGGAGGTCTCCGGCCTCGCCTTCGCCTACCCGGACGGGCATCAGGCCCTGTTCGGCGTGGACTTCTCCCTCGCGCGCGGCGAGCGGGTCGCGCTGCTCGGCCCGAACGGCGCCGGCAAGACGACCCTGGTGCTGCACCTCAACGGCATCCTGAGCGGCGGGGTGGGCACGGTGAAGGTCGCCGGGCTGCCCGTGGACAAGAAGCACATGGCCGAGATCCGGCGCAAGGTCGGCATCGTCTTCCAGGACCCCGACGACCAGCTCTTCATGCCGACCGTGCGCGAGGACGTGGCGTTCGGACCGGCGGCGGCCGGGCTCAGGGGGCCCGAACTGGAGGAGCGCGTGGACCGGGCGCTGACCAGGGTCGGCATGGCGGAGTTCAAGGACCGGCCCCCGCACCACCTCTCCTTCGGCCAGCGGCGCCGGGTGGCGGTGGCCACCGTGCTGGCGATGGAGCCGGAGATCCTCGTCCTCGACGAGCCCTCCTCCAACCTCGACCCGGCCTCCCGCCGCGAACTCGCCGACATCCTGCGCTCGCTGGACGTGACGGTCCTGATGGTGACGCACGACCTGCCGTACGCGCTGGAGCTGTGCCCGCGCTCGCTGATCCTGAGCGAGGGCACCATCGCCGCGGACGGGAAGACCGCCGAACTCCTCGCCGACGACGAGCTGATGCGGGCCCACCGGCTGGAGTTGCCCTTCGGATTCGATCCGCGGTCCGTGACAATGGGCGCGTGA
- a CDS encoding MarR family transcriptional regulator produces the protein MTNEEDAGSLLLDDQLCFALYAAQRAVTAAYRPLLDELGLTYPQYLVLLVLWERGETSVKELATALCLDYGTVSPLLKRLESAGFVRRERAANDERSVLVACTARAEELRERAAAVPGALLSATGLDTTEAARLREDLWGLAKRAQEASERPR, from the coding sequence GTGACGAACGAAGAGGACGCCGGTTCACTGCTGCTCGACGACCAGTTGTGCTTCGCGCTGTACGCCGCCCAGCGCGCGGTGACCGCCGCGTACCGGCCGCTCCTCGACGAGCTCGGGCTCACCTACCCGCAGTACCTCGTGCTGTTGGTGCTGTGGGAACGCGGGGAGACGAGCGTGAAGGAGCTCGCGACCGCCCTGTGCCTCGACTACGGCACGGTCTCGCCGTTGCTCAAGCGGCTGGAGAGCGCGGGGTTCGTACGCCGGGAGCGCGCGGCGAACGACGAGCGCTCGGTACTGGTGGCGTGCACGGCGCGAGCGGAGGAACTCAGGGAGCGCGCGGCAGCCGTCCCCGGCGCCCTCCTCTCCGCGACCGGGCTCGACACCACGGAGGCCGCGAGACTGCGCGAGGACTTGTGGGGGCTCGCGAAAAGAGCGCAGGAAGCTTCCGAGCGCCCCCGCTGA
- a CDS encoding energy-coupling factor ABC transporter permease encodes MHVPDGFIDAPISAATGVVAAAAVAVSLRGARRELDERTAPLAGLVAAFIFAVQMLNFPVAAGTSGHLLGGALAAILVGPYTGVLCVSVVLLMQGILFADGGLTALGVNITDMAVVTTVVAYAVFRGLVKVLPRKRGSITAASFVAAVLSVPAAAVAFTLIYAVGGTTDVSIAKVATAMIGVHVLIGIGEAVITALTVGAVIAVRPDLVYGARGLQQKLKLRVDGQLVDVPAEPAPVTARSHRKVWITGLVTSLVLAGFVSFYASADPDGLEKVAADKGIDAKTEKHATADSPLADYGVKDVEDARLSGGLAGVIGVGVTVVAGSTVFWAVRRRRTADTTPVGTGV; translated from the coding sequence GTGCATGTGCCTGACGGATTCATAGACGCCCCCATCTCGGCAGCGACCGGAGTCGTCGCCGCGGCCGCCGTCGCGGTGAGCCTGCGCGGCGCCCGCCGCGAGCTGGACGAACGCACCGCGCCCCTGGCCGGCCTCGTGGCGGCGTTCATCTTCGCCGTGCAGATGCTGAACTTCCCCGTCGCCGCGGGGACCAGCGGACATCTGCTCGGCGGGGCACTGGCCGCGATCCTCGTGGGCCCCTACACCGGGGTCCTGTGCGTCTCGGTCGTCCTGCTCATGCAGGGCATCCTCTTCGCGGACGGCGGCCTCACCGCGCTCGGCGTGAACATCACCGACATGGCCGTCGTCACGACGGTCGTGGCGTACGCCGTCTTCCGCGGGCTGGTGAAGGTGCTCCCCAGGAAGCGCGGCTCCATCACCGCCGCCTCCTTCGTGGCCGCCGTACTCTCCGTGCCCGCCGCGGCCGTCGCCTTCACCCTGATCTACGCCGTCGGCGGCACCACCGACGTCTCCATCGCCAAGGTCGCCACCGCGATGATCGGCGTCCACGTCCTCATCGGCATCGGCGAGGCGGTCATCACCGCGCTGACCGTCGGCGCCGTCATCGCCGTACGCCCCGACCTGGTGTACGGCGCCCGCGGCCTCCAGCAGAAGCTGAAGCTGCGGGTGGACGGCCAACTCGTCGACGTGCCCGCCGAACCCGCCCCGGTCACCGCCCGGTCGCACCGCAAGGTGTGGATCACCGGCCTGGTCACCTCCCTGGTGCTCGCCGGCTTCGTCAGCTTCTACGCGTCCGCCGACCCGGACGGGCTGGAGAAGGTCGCCGCCGACAAGGGCATCGACGCCAAGACCGAGAAGCACGCCACGGCGGACTCGCCGCTCGCCGACTACGGCGTGAAGGACGTCGAGGACGCCCGCCTGTCCGGGGGGCTGGCGGGCGTGATCGGCGTCGGCGTCACCGTCGTCGCGGGCAGCACGGTGTTCTGGGCGGTGCGCAGGCGCCGTACCGCCGACACCACCCCCGTCGGCACGGGCGTCTGA
- a CDS encoding penicillin-binding transpeptidase domain-containing protein, translating to MGSRRRVAERRKTKPAVIGGMIAVVVAGAGLGVYALYGAGAAADDRTQNTSASSADQKPKVKTGPLSATEVTTTATTFLTSWQQGKVSTAAAATSDSAAATTLLTGYTKDAHITGVTLTPGTRTGDKVPFSVKATVTYKGTSKPLTYGSSLTVVRDTATGKPRVDWTASVVHPDLKDGDTLVTGESGTPPIKAVDRDGGEITEAKYPSLGTVLDGLREKYGKKAGGKAGIELRVIRGKGSKSSDKTLVELSKGTPGTVRTTLNPTLQAAAEAQVAKRARSSVVVLRPSTGEILAVANASHGFNTAFQGSLAPGSTMKVITSSLLIDKDLASADKPHPCPKYFTYGGWKFQNDDKFEIKGGTFKASFARSCNTAFISQAGKLDNDSLTQQAQQVFGLSMNNWAIGVPSFDGSVPVQSAAQKAASLIGQGGVRMNPLNMASVSATVESGTFKQPYLVSPSVDNRTLATASRTMSSGTLSQLRELMAYTAGYGTAAEAMSGVYGNVGAKTGSAEVDGQKKPNGWFTAYRGDLAAAGVVQAGGHGGDTAGPIVAALLKMGG from the coding sequence GTGGGTAGCAGAAGGCGCGTCGCCGAGCGACGGAAGACCAAGCCCGCCGTGATCGGCGGGATGATCGCCGTGGTCGTCGCCGGCGCCGGCCTCGGCGTCTACGCGCTCTACGGTGCCGGGGCCGCGGCCGACGACCGGACGCAGAACACGTCCGCGTCCTCCGCGGACCAGAAGCCGAAGGTCAAGACCGGACCGCTGTCGGCGACCGAGGTCACCACCACCGCGACCACCTTCCTGACCTCCTGGCAGCAGGGCAAGGTGAGCACGGCCGCCGCCGCGACGAGCGACAGCGCGGCCGCCACCACCCTCCTCACCGGCTACACCAAGGACGCCCACATCACCGGCGTCACCCTCACCCCGGGCACCCGCACCGGCGACAAGGTGCCCTTCTCCGTGAAGGCGACGGTGACGTACAAGGGCACCAGCAAGCCGCTGACGTACGGCAGTTCGCTGACCGTCGTCCGCGACACCGCCACCGGCAAGCCCCGGGTCGACTGGACCGCCTCGGTCGTCCACCCCGATCTGAAGGACGGCGACACCCTGGTCACCGGCGAGTCCGGGACCCCGCCGATCAAGGCGGTCGACCGGGACGGCGGTGAGATCACCGAGGCCAAGTACCCGTCGCTCGGCACGGTGCTGGACGGCCTGCGCGAGAAGTACGGCAAGAAGGCCGGCGGCAAGGCGGGCATCGAGCTGCGGGTGATCCGCGGGAAGGGCTCCAAGTCCTCCGACAAGACGCTGGTGGAGCTCAGCAAGGGCACGCCGGGCACCGTGAGGACGACCCTGAACCCGACGCTCCAGGCGGCGGCCGAGGCGCAGGTCGCCAAGCGGGCGCGGTCCTCCGTGGTCGTGCTGCGGCCGTCGACCGGCGAGATCCTCGCGGTGGCGAACGCGAGCCACGGCTTCAACACCGCCTTCCAGGGTTCCCTCGCCCCGGGCTCCACGATGAAGGTCATCACCTCCTCGCTGCTGATCGACAAGGACCTCGCGTCGGCGGACAAGCCGCACCCGTGCCCGAAGTACTTCACGTACGGCGGCTGGAAGTTCCAGAACGACGACAAGTTCGAGATCAAGGGCGGCACCTTCAAGGCGAGCTTCGCCCGCTCCTGCAACACCGCCTTCATCAGCCAGGCGGGCAAGCTGGACAACGACAGCCTGACCCAGCAGGCCCAGCAGGTCTTCGGCCTGTCCATGAACAACTGGGCGATCGGCGTACCGTCCTTCGACGGCTCGGTGCCGGTGCAGAGCGCGGCCCAGAAGGCGGCCTCGCTCATCGGCCAGGGCGGGGTCCGGATGAACCCGCTGAACATGGCGTCCGTCTCCGCCACCGTCGAGTCGGGCACCTTCAAGCAGCCCTACCTGGTCTCCCCCTCGGTCGACAACCGCACGCTGGCCACCGCCTCGCGGACGATGTCCTCGGGCACGCTGTCGCAGCTGCGTGAGCTGATGGCGTACACGGCGGGCTACGGCACGGCGGCCGAGGCGATGTCCGGGGTCTACGGCAACGTCGGCGCGAAGACCGGCTCCGCGGAGGTCGACGGCCAGAAGAAGCCGAACGGCTGGTTCACCGCGTACCGGGGCGACCTCGCGGCCGCGGGCGTCGTCCAGGCGGGCGGGCACGGCGGTGACACGGCGGGGCCGATCGTGGCGGCCCTGCTGAAGATGGGCGGCTGA
- a CDS encoding phosphoesterase: protein MQVTRRRRSSEKVRRLSRRTTLVTAGIAVALGVTGTAVASTYQFGTEQVAQNTAKGEVISSDQYLKPYGSRTVINDGKIMSSTVSPDGTHLAAAVTDGDAALVIMDLATGQVKQKIGANAADDLRISSAAVGQEGPAYSPDGKQLWLGQADGYTRFTVNADGTLADPTAVPIPAVGTQHALVGAAVFSADGSTVYSAVNGQNRVVALDATTGTVTQSWAVGNAPRGLALVDGKLYVSNEGGRPARAGETTMNSYGTQVPADPDTGASTTGTVSVIDTRADKAVRTIDVGLHPTAVYAKKGTVFVTNTADNSVSVIDTRKDKVVQTIATQPWPEAKVGYEPDAVTLTDDGHLLVTLGRANAVAVYRYKSAQEPASYVGLLPTDYFPAEITTVGKEVVVSNTRGIDARRPTTASGHGTHDTTSSLTRFTLPSDLVIRSQTAKVFQQNGWTPGSVTTAKGDSHAKPVPVPARLGDPSTIKHVFLLVKENRTYDQVYGDLPQGDGDPALTTFGANVTPNQHALAQQFGLYDNFYDIGTNSAEGHNWLMQSDNPEYTESSAGEYTRSYDTENDVLGHQKSGFIWTGAQAAGKSVKDFGEFQSTESKPSGATWQNLYCDSKNMAATGAQTQYPIQTGSAIPSLNKVSVQGFPMFDLDVPDIYKEQIWQQDFEKNGPANLNMFWFSNDHTGGPANASAEVADNDLAVGRMVDKISHSKYWKDSAIFVVEDDSQNGLDHVDGHRAPVQIISPYAQHATVDNHYYSQITMIRTVEQILGIHPMNQKDSAATPMFGAFTGKADTTPFTAVPNRTSLTLGVSPTPSCGADTPAAQDTDAAPAPTSAAVPQAEQGLAAQWKTWASHQRLTGAHAVPDYANAEQMNRYTWYQTHAWTKPYPGDSKVYAPSDVPGAYLPSAESDG from the coding sequence ATGCAGGTAACACGCCGGCGCCGGAGCAGCGAGAAGGTCAGACGCCTCAGCCGCCGGACCACGCTGGTGACGGCCGGTATCGCCGTCGCCCTCGGTGTCACCGGCACCGCGGTCGCCTCCACCTACCAGTTCGGCACCGAGCAGGTCGCACAGAACACCGCCAAGGGCGAGGTCATCTCCAGCGACCAGTACCTCAAGCCGTACGGCAGCCGGACCGTCATCAACGACGGCAAGATCATGTCGTCCACGGTCAGCCCGGACGGCACCCACCTCGCGGCCGCGGTCACCGACGGCGACGCGGCACTGGTCATCATGGACCTCGCGACCGGGCAGGTGAAGCAGAAGATCGGCGCCAACGCCGCGGACGACCTGCGCATCAGCAGCGCCGCGGTCGGCCAGGAGGGCCCCGCCTACTCGCCCGACGGCAAGCAGCTGTGGCTCGGACAGGCCGACGGCTACACCAGGTTCACCGTGAACGCGGACGGCACCCTGGCCGATCCGACGGCCGTCCCCATCCCGGCCGTCGGCACCCAGCACGCGCTCGTGGGCGCCGCGGTGTTCTCGGCGGACGGCTCCACCGTGTACTCCGCGGTCAACGGCCAGAACCGGGTCGTCGCCCTCGACGCCACCACCGGGACCGTCACGCAGAGCTGGGCCGTCGGCAACGCCCCGCGCGGCCTCGCCCTGGTCGACGGCAAGCTGTACGTCAGCAACGAGGGCGGACGTCCGGCCAGGGCCGGCGAGACCACCATGAACTCGTACGGCACCCAGGTGCCCGCCGACCCCGACACCGGGGCCTCGACCACCGGCACGGTCAGCGTCATCGACACCCGCGCGGACAAGGCCGTCCGGACCATCGACGTAGGTCTGCACCCGACCGCCGTGTACGCGAAGAAGGGCACGGTGTTCGTCACCAACACCGCCGACAACAGCGTGTCGGTCATCGACACCCGCAAGGACAAGGTCGTCCAGACCATCGCCACGCAGCCGTGGCCCGAGGCGAAGGTCGGCTACGAGCCCGACGCGGTCACCCTCACCGACGACGGGCACCTGCTGGTGACGCTGGGGCGCGCCAACGCGGTCGCCGTCTACCGGTACAAGTCCGCGCAGGAGCCCGCCAGTTACGTCGGCCTGCTGCCCACCGACTACTTCCCCGCCGAGATCACCACGGTCGGCAAGGAGGTCGTCGTCTCCAACACCCGTGGCATAGACGCCCGCCGCCCCACCACCGCCTCCGGCCACGGCACCCACGACACCACGTCCAGCCTCACCCGGTTCACGCTGCCGAGCGACCTCGTCATTCGATCCCAGACGGCCAAGGTCTTCCAGCAGAACGGCTGGACGCCCGGCTCGGTCACGACGGCGAAGGGCGACAGCCACGCCAAGCCCGTCCCGGTCCCGGCACGGCTCGGCGACCCCTCGACGATCAAGCACGTCTTCCTGCTCGTCAAGGAGAACCGCACCTACGACCAGGTCTACGGCGACCTCCCGCAGGGCGACGGCGACCCGGCCCTGACGACCTTCGGCGCGAACGTGACGCCCAACCAGCACGCCCTGGCCCAGCAGTTCGGCCTCTACGACAACTTCTACGACATCGGCACCAACTCCGCCGAGGGCCACAACTGGCTGATGCAGTCGGACAACCCGGAGTACACCGAGTCCTCCGCCGGTGAGTACACGCGCAGTTACGACACCGAGAACGACGTCCTCGGCCACCAGAAGTCCGGCTTCATCTGGACCGGAGCGCAGGCGGCCGGGAAGTCGGTCAAGGACTTCGGCGAGTTCCAGTCGACCGAGTCCAAGCCGTCCGGCGCGACCTGGCAGAACCTGTACTGCGACAGCAAGAACATGGCCGCGACCGGGGCGCAGACCCAGTACCCCATCCAGACCGGCTCGGCGATCCCCTCGCTCAACAAGGTGTCGGTGCAGGGCTTCCCGATGTTCGACCTCGACGTCCCGGACATCTACAAGGAACAGATCTGGCAGCAGGACTTCGAGAAGAACGGCCCGGCGAACCTGAACATGTTCTGGTTCTCCAACGACCACACCGGAGGACCGGCGAACGCGTCCGCCGAGGTCGCCGACAACGACCTCGCGGTCGGCCGGATGGTCGACAAGATCTCCCACAGCAAGTACTGGAAGGACTCGGCGATCTTCGTCGTCGAGGACGACTCCCAGAACGGCCTCGACCACGTCGACGGCCACCGGGCGCCGGTCCAGATCATCAGCCCCTACGCCCAGCACGCCACCGTCGACAACCACTACTACTCGCAGATCACGATGATCCGCACCGTCGAGCAGATCCTCGGGATCCACCCGATGAACCAGAAGGACAGCGCGGCCACACCGATGTTCGGGGCGTTCACGGGGAAGGCGGACACCACACCGTTCACGGCGGTCCCCAACCGCACCTCGCTGACCCTCGGGGTGAGTCCCACGCCCTCCTGCGGCGCGGACACCCCGGCCGCCCAGGACACCGACGCGGCCCCCGCTCCGACGTCCGCCGCGGTGCCGCAGGCCGAGCAGGGGCTCGCGGCGCAGTGGAAGACCTGGGCCTCGCACCAGCGGCTGACCGGCGCGCACGCCGTGCCGGACTACGCCAACGCCGAGCAGATGAACCGTTACACCTGGTACCAGACGCACGCCTGGACCAAGCCGTACCCCGGCGACAGCAAGGTCTACGCGCCGAGCGACGTACCCGGCGCGTACCTGCCGTCGGCGGAGTCCGACGGCTGA
- a CDS encoding SsgA family sporulation/cell division regulator has product MSVVEQYARAHIVSDVDIAEDEAIPVVLRYDPETDPRSVRIGLPGTHEWTFSRALLEQGLRAPVGSGEVRVWPCGRVQAVVEFHSPQGVSVVQFEQKALLRFLRRTYTATAAVRN; this is encoded by the coding sequence ATGTCTGTAGTCGAACAGTACGCACGAGCCCACATCGTTTCGGACGTGGACATCGCGGAGGACGAGGCGATTCCGGTGGTCCTGCGCTACGACCCGGAGACCGACCCGCGCTCGGTACGGATCGGCCTGCCGGGCACGCACGAGTGGACCTTCTCGCGGGCGCTGCTGGAACAGGGGCTCAGGGCGCCGGTCGGCAGCGGTGAGGTGCGGGTGTGGCCGTGCGGCCGGGTGCAGGCCGTGGTGGAGTTCCACTCCCCGCAAGGGGTGTCGGTGGTGCAGTTCGAGCAGAAGGCACTGCTCAGGTTCCTGCGGCGGACGTACACGGCCACGGCAGCCGTGCGGAATTAG
- a CDS encoding serine hydrolase domain-containing protein, whose translation MDVNGTVAEGFEPVRDVFARNFEALGDRGAAVAVYRDGRKVVDLWAGTRDIDGTEPWRHGTAQVVRSATKGVAAAVPLLLHQRGELDLDAPVAEYWPGFKARGKERVLVRHVLNHRAGLPVIDRPLTPEEALDPLKGPEAVAAQAPAWEPGTDHGYHALTYGWLLDELVRRVTGLGAGEWIAREIAGPLGAEFWLGLPQAEEAAGRTGRVGRIEGPEPTGGLRARPKRSVTEAYDDPGSLTRRAFAAITPFPDQNAPEYRASALPATNGIATADGLARVYAAMVGEVDGVRLFDPATVELARTEESAGPDRVLVVNTRFGLGYMLHGSASPFLGAGSFGHPGRGGSLGFADPETGIAFGYVTNGFRKTVTADPRAQALVRAVRAAL comes from the coding sequence GTGGACGTGAACGGCACAGTCGCCGAGGGCTTCGAGCCGGTCAGGGATGTGTTCGCGCGGAACTTCGAGGCGCTCGGTGACCGGGGCGCGGCGGTCGCCGTGTACCGGGACGGGCGCAAGGTGGTCGACCTGTGGGCCGGCACCAGGGACATCGACGGCACCGAGCCCTGGCGGCACGGCACCGCGCAGGTCGTGCGCTCGGCGACCAAGGGCGTCGCCGCCGCCGTACCCCTGCTGCTGCACCAGCGTGGGGAGCTGGACCTGGACGCGCCGGTGGCCGAGTACTGGCCCGGATTCAAGGCGCGCGGCAAGGAGCGGGTGCTGGTCCGGCACGTGCTGAACCACCGGGCCGGGCTGCCGGTGATCGACCGGCCGCTCACCCCCGAGGAGGCCCTGGACCCGCTGAAGGGCCCCGAGGCGGTCGCCGCGCAGGCACCCGCCTGGGAGCCCGGCACGGACCACGGGTATCACGCGCTGACGTACGGCTGGCTGCTGGACGAACTGGTGCGCAGGGTGACCGGGCTCGGGGCCGGTGAGTGGATCGCGCGGGAGATCGCCGGGCCGCTGGGGGCCGAGTTCTGGCTCGGGCTGCCGCAGGCGGAGGAAGCCGCCGGGCGGACGGGACGGGTCGGACGGATCGAAGGCCCCGAGCCCACCGGCGGCCTGCGCGCCCGTCCCAAGCGGTCCGTCACCGAGGCCTACGACGATCCCGGCTCCCTCACCCGCCGCGCCTTCGCCGCGATCACCCCCTTCCCCGACCAGAACGCACCGGAGTACCGGGCGAGCGCCCTGCCCGCCACCAACGGGATCGCGACGGCCGACGGGCTGGCGCGCGTCTACGCGGCGATGGTCGGTGAGGTCGACGGGGTGCGGCTCTTCGATCCGGCCACGGTCGAACTCGCCCGCACCGAGGAGTCGGCGGGCCCGGACCGGGTGCTCGTCGTGAACACCCGTTTCGGACTGGGCTACATGCTGCACGGCAGCGCGTCGCCGTTCCTCGGGGCGGGCTCCTTCGGGCACCCGGGGCGCGGTGGCTCCCTCGGGTTCGCCGACCCGGAGACGGGCATCGCCTTCGGCTATGTCACCAACGGGTTCCGCAAGACGGTCACGGCGGATCCGAGGGCTCAGGCTCTGGTCAGGGCGGTGCGGGCGGCTCTGTGA
- the cbiQ gene encoding cobalt ECF transporter T component CbiQ — protein MGAGHAHRLYRHGHSPVHALPPHTKLAAAFGFVVVVVSTPREAMWAFGLYAVLLGVVAYAARVPAGFLLKRLLIEVPFVAFAVLMPFVAEGERVEVLGVSLSVSGLWGAWNVLAKGTLGVAASVLLASTTELRSVLLGLQQLGLPPLLVQIASFMIRYGDVITDEMRRMRIARESRGFEASGVKHWGVLAKSAGALFIRSYERGERVHLAMVSRGYAGSMPVIDEVTASRAQWSYALALPVAALVVCVLGWAL, from the coding sequence ATGGGCGCCGGACACGCGCACAGGCTCTACCGGCACGGACACTCGCCGGTGCACGCCCTGCCGCCGCACACCAAACTCGCGGCGGCCTTCGGCTTCGTGGTGGTCGTCGTCTCGACCCCGCGGGAGGCGATGTGGGCGTTCGGCCTGTACGCCGTCCTCCTGGGCGTCGTCGCGTACGCCGCGCGCGTGCCGGCCGGCTTCCTGCTGAAGCGGCTCCTGATCGAGGTGCCGTTCGTGGCGTTCGCCGTGCTGATGCCGTTCGTCGCGGAGGGCGAGCGGGTCGAGGTGCTCGGGGTCTCGCTCAGCGTGAGCGGCCTGTGGGGCGCCTGGAACGTGCTCGCCAAGGGCACGCTGGGGGTCGCCGCGTCGGTGCTGCTGGCGTCCACCACCGAACTGCGCTCGGTGCTGCTCGGACTGCAACAGCTCGGACTCCCGCCGCTGCTGGTCCAGATCGCGTCCTTCATGATCCGCTACGGCGATGTCATCACCGACGAGATGCGGCGGATGCGGATCGCGCGGGAGTCGCGGGGGTTCGAGGCGAGCGGCGTCAAGCACTGGGGCGTCCTCGCGAAGTCGGCCGGCGCGCTGTTCATCCGCTCCTACGAGCGCGGCGAGCGCGTGCACCTGGCCATGGTCAGCCGGGGGTACGCCGGTTCCATGCCGGTCATCGACGAGGTGACCGCGTCCCGGGCGCAGTGGTCGTACGCCCTCGCGCTCCCCGTCGCCGCCCTTGTCGTCTGCGTGTTGGGATGGGCCCTGTGA
- a CDS encoding organic hydroperoxide resistance protein, with translation MPEETAVDTRPTKIMYVAEATAHGGRDGYVTSLDGQIELKVAMPPALGGDGNGTNPEQLFAAGYSACFHNALILVGNREGYDLTGSTVAAKVGIGPNKHRGYGLAVALSVSLPILDAGLAAKLVDAAHEVCPYSNATRGNIDVTILLG, from the coding sequence ATGCCTGAGGAAACCGCCGTCGACACCCGGCCGACGAAGATCATGTATGTCGCCGAGGCCACGGCACACGGCGGCCGGGACGGCTATGTCACCAGCCTGGACGGCCAGATCGAGCTGAAGGTCGCGATGCCGCCGGCGCTCGGCGGGGACGGCAACGGCACCAATCCGGAGCAGTTGTTCGCCGCCGGGTACAGCGCCTGCTTCCACAACGCGCTGATCCTCGTCGGCAACCGCGAGGGCTACGACCTGACCGGGTCCACGGTCGCCGCGAAGGTCGGCATCGGCCCCAACAAGCACCGCGGCTACGGCCTCGCGGTCGCCCTGAGCGTCTCGCTGCCGATCCTCGACGCGGGCCTCGCGGCGAAGCTGGTGGACGCGGCCCACGAGGTGTGCCCGTACTCGAACGCGACCCGCGGGAACATCGACGTGACGATTCTGCTTGGCTGA
- a CDS encoding DUF1876 domain-containing protein gives MTHTAVGWHVELEFREDERHTEAVALVRLPDGSEVRARGHASRHRSDTNQPRVGEEVAGARALNELAMQLLTKAHDEIDEASGRTSHTINV, from the coding sequence ATGACGCACACCGCAGTCGGATGGCACGTCGAGCTGGAGTTCCGGGAGGACGAACGGCACACGGAAGCGGTCGCGCTGGTGCGCCTGCCCGACGGGAGCGAGGTACGGGCGCGCGGACACGCCAGCCGCCACCGCAGCGACACGAATCAGCCGAGGGTCGGCGAGGAGGTCGCGGGGGCGCGGGCGCTCAACGAACTCGCGATGCAGTTGCTGACCAAGGCGCACGACGAGATCGACGAGGCGTCCGGGCGGACGTCCCACACGATCAACGTGTAG